A single genomic interval of Monodelphis domestica isolate mMonDom1 chromosome X, mMonDom1.pri, whole genome shotgun sequence harbors:
- the XIAP gene encoding E3 ubiquitin-protein ligase XIAP — protein sequence MTFKSFEDSKTCVPPDINKDEDFVEEFNRLKTFANFPSSSPISASTLARAGFLYTGEGDTVKCFSCHAAVDRWQYGDSAVGRHRKVSPNCRFINGFYFEKNATRFPNPIIQNCQYRVENCSRNRNHFALERPSETHGEYLLRTGQVIDMSDTIYPRNPSMCSEEARLRSFQNWPDYAHLTPQELASAGLYYMGFEDQVQCFCCGGKLKNWEPCDRAMSEHKRHFPKCFFVLGRDVGNTRIETDVSCDRSCPNPTHLPRNPAMADYEARLITFATWIYSVNKEQLAKAGFYALGDHDKVLCFHCGGGLTDWKPNEDPWEQHAKWYPGCKYLLEEKGQEYVSSIHLVHPFNSSMAESRKMASSVTQEIDDSVLQNPLVQDAIRMGFNFLEIKKIMREKIQSSGNNYTSLELLVADLVSAQKESSQDGESSPTLSEKEISTEEQLRRLQEEKLCKICMDENIAVVFIPCGHLVSCQLCAEAIDKCPMCYTVITFKQKIFMS from the exons ATGACTTTTAAGAGTTTTGAAGATTCTAAAACTTGTGTGCCTCCAGACATCAATAAAGATGAAGATTTTGTAGAGGAATTTAATAGATTAAAGACATTTGCTAATTTCCCAAGTAGTAGCCCTATTTCCGCATCAACATTGGCGCGAGCAGGTTTCCTCTATACTGGTGAGGGAGATACTGTCAAGTGCTTTAGCTGTCATGCAGCTGTAGATAGATGGCAGTATGGAGACTCAGCAGTTGGAAGACATAGAAAAGTATCCCCAAACTGCAGatttattaatggtttttattttgaaaaaaatgctaCACGGTTTCCAAATCCCATTATCCAAAACTGTCAGTACAGAGTTGAAAATTGTTCAAGGAATAGAAATCACTTTGCTTTGGAGAGACCCTCTGAAACTCATGGGGAATATCTTTTGAGAACAGGCCAGGTCATTGATATGTCAGATACCATATACCCACGGAATCCTTCCATGTGTAGTGAAGAAGCTCGACTGAGATCTTTTCAGAATTGGCCAGACTATGCTCACCTTACCCCACAGGAGTTAGCAAGTGCTGGACTCTATTACATGGGCTTTGAGGATCAAGTGCAGTGCTTTTGTTGTGGGGGCAAATTAAAGAATTGGGAACCGTGTGATCGGGCAATGTCCGAACACAAGAGGCATTTCCCTAAGTGTTTTTTTGTCTTGGGACGGGATGTTGGTAATACACGAATTGAAACTGATGTTAGCTGTGATAGGAGTTGCCCAAACCCTACCCATCTCCCAAGGAATCCAGCCATGGCGGATTATGAAGCACGACTCATTACCTTTGCAACATGGATATACTCGGTTAACAAGGAGCAGCTTGCAAAAGCTGGATTTTATGCTTTAG GTGACCACGATAAAGTACTATGCTTTCATTGTGGAGGTGGACTTACTGATTGGAAACCCAACGAAGACCCTTGGGAACAGCATGCTAAGTGGTATCCTGG ATGTAAATATCTATTAGAAGAAAAGGGCCAGGAATATGTCAGCAGTATTCATTTAGTGCATCCATTTAACAGTTCTATG GCAGAATCTCGCAAAATGGCTTCATCAGTAACTCAAGAAATTG ATGACAGTGTGTTGCAGAATCCTCTGGTACAAGATGCCATACGAATGGGTTTCAATTTtcttgaaattaagaaaatcatgAGAGAAAAGATACAATCATCTGGAAACAACTATACATCGCTTGAACTTCTGGTAGCAGATCTAGTGAGTGCTCAGAAAGAAAGCTCACAAGATGGAGAGTCAAGTCCaactttatcagagaaag AGATTAGTACCGAAGAACAGCTCAGACGTTTGCAAGAGGAAAAGTTGTGTAAGATCTGCATGGATGAGAACATCGCTGTTGTTTTCATCCCTTGCGGACATCTGGTTAGCTGTCAGCTGTGTGCCGAAGCAATTGACAAGTGTCCGATGTGTTACACTGTCATTACTTTCAAGCAAAAAATTTTTATGTCTTGA